CCAATGATATGTAATTTCCAATCGCTGCCTTTTTGGGCTTCGATCAGGGCTAATTGATTTTTAAGGGGTTCGATACGAGCTACGCATAAAACATCCTTCTTTTCCCGTGGAGGGTTTAAGGGGGGCAGATGCTCAGTGCCTAATTTAACCACCGAATGTGCTCCTTCATAGCTGAAATCCTTACGCAGGATTTCAAGTTCCGCATTACTGGCGGTAATGAGGTGGTCACAGCGATTAAGTATCTTTTGGATGCTTCCACGTTGCCCTTCCATCAGGTAATCCAGGCCAGGCATTTTATCACGGCCCTTTAAGCTCCGCGCAATAAGTTTTAGATATTCTAGGGCATGCTGACCAAAGGCTCTTTGCAAAAAGGCTCGGAGGCCGGAAGCTTTGCGATCGGCTTGTTGGTAGTCGACATAGATGCTGGATACTACAAGTGGAACCCCCGACTTTAAAAGGGGCAATAGGATGGCGGGTCGACTTAAGCCAAAGAAGTGAATAAGATCGTATTCTTTGGGATTTTGATGGCCATCCCAAAAGTCGCATTGCACGCCAGCCTTGGTCAGAAATAGACGATTTTGCTCTACATGGACCGTATCTCCTCCAGCTTGACTGTAGAGGTTGGGACGGGATACAAAGAGAACTTTAATCGCTTTCATTCGGCTCTTCTAAGCTAGCAATTTGATCAGTAACCGGAACCAGTTTAGCCCTTAATTGTGCCGCAATAATTCCTCCTACTAGGCTCTTAATAATAAGACCGGGGATAAGGTGAATAAGGGTATTCCAAAGGTCGGCCCCAGGCATATAGTAATAGAGCACTGCAAAGCCCGGGATCAATAATAGGAGATGGGCTCTCAGGAAAATTAGAATGGCGCGGAAAAAGTGAAATTCTTGTCGGGCACTGGCATAGGCGACATATCCGGCGCAAGCCACAAAGCCCCACAAAAAACCAGCAGTAGCCCCGTATAATTTAGCGAAACCTGAAGTGTGATGCCCAAATACCGGTAAGCCCAAAGCACCCAAAGCCAAATAGGCCCCCACCACTAAAATGGCAGTACGCCAAGGCAGGAGGCTAGCCCCAATAAATATGATAAGGGTTTGCAGGGTAAGGGGGATAAAGCCTAAATCTAAACTCCAGGGCGCCAGAATGAGGATGGCGATTAATACGCCCAGGGCCAGTTTATAATTGGTGTTTTTCAGCATGATGAAGGGCTAGGAGTTGTTTGCTCTTAATTTCAAAGCGCCAAGTTAATAAGCTGGAGGCGACTATCAAGCCTAAGGCCAATCCATACCAAATTCCCAGTGGACCCCATTCTAGTTCAAAGCCCATATAGTAGGAGCTTCCCAATGCAATTACCCAATAGGAAAACATTACAATTAAGGTGGGGATACGAGTTTCGGATAATCCTCTTAAGGCCGCCAACACCGCGACTTGCATACCATCAAAAAGTTGGAAGGCTACCGCTACAATGAGCAGTTGTGCTGCCAGATCAATTACCACCGGATCATTGGAATAGAAGGTGGGAAGCAGGTGACGACCAAAGAAAAATACCAGTCCGGCAATGGACATTAAAATGAGCATCAAGGCAAAATTGGTATGAGCCGCCATGCGTAGAGCAGGAATATTACCGGCTCCCAATTGGTTACTTACCCGCACATTCGCAGCGGCGCCAATGCCACTGGCGGCCATATAGCTTACAGAGGCCAGGGAGATCGCAATTTGATGCGCAGCCAAAGATTCGGCACTAATCCAACCGGCCATGACTGCGGCAATGGCGAAGGCCGATACTTCGAAGATAAACTGTAAACCGGAGGGAACGCCTATATCCAGCAATTTCTTAAAGTGACTCCATTGGGTTTGAGCCCATTGAATTCCTTGAGTATAGACCTTAAATGCAGGTTTACGGAACACGTAGATCGCCATGGTGAGGGCCATGATAATTCGCGCAATTAAAGTAGCTAGGCCAGCTCCGGCTAATCCCATGGCTGGAAATCCAAAATGGCCGTAAATTAAAAGATAGTTGAGACCAATATTGAGGAGATTGGCACCCAGGCTAATCAGCATGGCCATGCGGGTATCGCTCAGACCTTCGGCAAATTGCTTAAAGGTGAGGAAGGTTAGTAAGGGAACTAAGCTGAGGCAGATAATGCGGTAATAAGGTCGGGCGGTGTCCAATACCTCTTTCTCTTGACCCATAAAATGCAGGAAATGCTCCAGTCCTAATAGAAGGAAAAAGATGAGCAGGGCAATGCCGGTATTCAGGTAAATGCCATGTTTAAGGTAGCTCCGGGCTTTTTCGGGTTTCTTTTCTCCGTCGGCATTGGCTACCGGGGTGGTGAGTCCAAATGCCAAACCAATTCCAAAAACCATGGGGACTACAAATACCGAATTGGCAAAGGCACCTGCCGCCAGAGCCACCGTTCCCAAAGCTCCCACCATAATGCTATCCGCCAGGCCTACCATAACGTGGCCTATCTGACCCAACATTACTGGCCAGGCGAGTTCGATGTTTTTTCGGAAGTGCTCTTTATAGGTCATGGGAAAAAAGAAAGCCTGCAAAAGTAGTTAAATGATGTCCCTTGCGGCCGGATTAAGGTTTTAAGAAATTGCTAATGGCAGGTCTTAGACGAAGGGATTGGTGAAAGCTTAGGGCTAGCTATTAAAATTCTTTATTTCTGTTGATGTTTTTTTCTTGATACAACCGAAGGTTTCTAGCCTGAGCACTCAAATCCTTTTGGGAATAAAGAGACGTTTGATGGGGTTCCTCAATACTTTTTTCTTGATACAACCGGAAGCGAAGCTGTAGCTCTCAAATTCCATTGAAAATTAAAAAGACATTTGAAAAAGTATTCAAAAAATCAAGGCCCCTGAAAGGCGATTCCTTCGGACCGCCGCTTCTGGGGTCGGGCCAGCCTGATTAATGATTTACCTTGGATTGGAAATTACCTTTCAAATGAATTTAAGTTCTGAGGACTACACTGCGAACGGCTATCGCTGCTCAGGTGCCACAAGCTCCGAATTATTGTTTTTTTGGTAAAAGTGATATTTAGTGAAGGATTCCACTGAACTCAATCTGTAGCGACTACCATCATTTGGAAGATCCGCCTTTCCTCAGTGATAGTTCGGCGCTTCGCGGAATTGCGTCCGCCGCAGACGGAAAGAGCATGAAGCGAAAAGTGCCGAACGATTTTGAAGACTGGAAGGAATCAAAAATCACCTAGGGAAAGGCCTAGGGTTTCCCGCCTACCGGAGCTGGAACAGCGGCGGGCAGGTTGGATACTTTTTGGCCGATGCAAAAAGTATCACCCAAAACGAAGCAAAAAATCAAGGCCCTTGAAAGGCTATTCATTCTATTCGGATTCGGGAGTCACAATTTCAACACCTTTGATATTTGGATCTAATGGGCTTGATTTTAATAGTTCTTCCCAGCAGCTTTCTCGGATGGAAATTATCTTATGCTCTATATCAGTGTTTGGTATTTCCAGGTTTATGTTCTGTACTTGGGAATATTCAAAATCAGTCACAATTTTCTGCATACAGCAATCCGCATAATCCTTAGTTGCTTCCTCACTAAAGAACATCTTTCGTAAGTCGTCGAGCTCTATTTTCTCTCGGATCTGCTTTTTATTAGTTTCTGTCCATGAGTTCCTATGGCAAGCAGATGAAAGGATGAGTAGAAGGCCTAGGATTGCTATTGCTTTCAATTGGTTCATGAGGATTCTTCTTGATTTTTAAAGGCTTACATTTTTTTATTTGAAAATCTGATCAATGTTTTGTCGTCCAATGATCATCATGATTTCAATGACCTTATTATTGATGCGGAAGAAGATACTATCTACCCCACAAACACTTCTGCGGTATCCTGCTCTAATGTGATCAACGGATTCGAAGGAATATGGACGCGCCGCAATTATTTCGAATTGATTAAAGAGAGCATCGATGTATTTGTCGGCTTGTGATGCACCGAACTTGATCATGCCATATTGATGAATTCGAACAAGATCTTCTTTGGCTATATTAGATAGTTTGTACTTGGCCATTCAAACCTTCTCTGGATGCGCGTTTTATATCTTCTTTCGAGTCATTGCTGAAACCGCTGTTTTCAGCTGCCTTAAGTCTCAGTCGTAGCCAATCCATTTGTTCTTCTTGCTTTCGAGCCTGACGAATAAGGTCGTTAACCAATTCGCTCTTGCTAGAGTATTCTTGATTGTCTACTTGACGTTTCAGCCATTCATCATTGGGCTCTGTAAGAGAGATACTTTGTCTAGCCATTGATTTTCTATTTGGTGTAAATTTACACCAAACCTGCCTTTAATGCTGTGATTTTTTTGAGTGATTTTTCTCTTGATACAACCGGAAGCGAAGCTGTAGCTCTCAAATTCCATTGAAAAGTAAAGAGGCATTTGAAAAAGTATCCAAAAGATCAAGGAAGCTTGAAGGCGATTCGAAATTACCTGAACCTTCGGTCGGTTCTTTCGATCACAGAAGCATGGGGCATTTGTGGCTTTAAAATTTGGGTGGATGCACTTAGTGCTTCATTTTTTCTTGATAAAACCGAAGGCGCAGCCAGAGCTCACAAATTCCTTTGAATTTAATATAGATCATTTGTAAAACGAAGCAAAAAATCAAGGCCCCTGAAAGGCGATTCCATTGGACCGCCGCTTCTGGGGTCGGGCCAGCCAGATTGATGATTTACCTTGGATTGGAGATGCTCCCACAATCGATTTTGAGTCCTAAGTACTACCCTACGAACGGCTATCGCTGCTCAGGTGCCGGGAGTTCCGAATTATTGTTTTTAGAAGGAGTATTATTTGGTGAAGGATTCGATCGATCACCAGCTAAGCTTGGAGCTAAGTAAATAGAAGGCTAAGATTTTAGTTCATGATAAAACTATGGAAGGATAATTCCTTGTTTTTTTAATCCTTAAGTTCTTCCAAAACACTCTTCAAACGAGCGGATATTCGTTCCTCTCTCATTTCATTGACGAAATGAATGGTATCCTCTTTTCCGATAAGGATATATTCCTGATATCTAGTTCCAGTTATTATCGTAATCATCCAAGTATGGAAAGAAGCCTTGCTTAAATTGGCTAGGCTAACTTTTGGAATCCCGAGTTGCTCAACTCGCTTTGCGAAATTTTGGAAGTCAGAAGCTAGAATGTTAGCGTAGTAGGAGCCATCAATGACTTTCACATCAATGGAATCATTCGATACCAAGAATTCATATTTCTGCTTTCTGTCATAGCTTCCAACATTTTCGATGACAATAATCTGTGCGAAAATTGGTGTAGCACTTAGGATGAAAAAGATGCAGTATAAAAGGCGTTTCATTTTAGTGAAAAGGTATTAACCAGTTTGAAGCAAATTTCAATAGGAAATTAATTCTGCTTGGTTCAAGTTTAATTGGATTTCGTTTTAATAGGGTCTCAGCTAATTGGCTTAAAACATCACTGGTAAATGCGAAAGTATCCAGGGAATAATGAATGTCATATATCCTTTTAGCACGGTCCATTTACCACGAATAATTTGTATGCCGGAATAGATGCCAATTAAACCGATTAAAAGCCTTACAATTAATAACCAATCCGGGAGGATGAAGATTCTGAGATAATTAGGGTGCTGAGTGTGATCGTAAAAGAGATAGGCACTATCGATGAGCCAAATAGCGGATAGGGTGATTTCCAATACTCCGGCCAAAATTCTATTGTTCTTGCTAAGTTGAGCCATGGACTAGACAATACTTGTGCTATGATATTAGCGATTTAAAAGCATCGCCTTTATCATCTCAAAACTTTTCCATTTCTCATCAATTCCTTCTTCCGGTTTTTGAGGATAGTAGCTTAGCCATTTTCCTTCAATCAACTCGAGGTAATATTCTATTTCAGTGTTTGACTTAAAGATTTCGACTTTTTGGGCTTTGCCTTTTCTAAAGTACACTTTGGATTCGAGTTGCTTATTGGTGTCAAAGTACCAATTGCATTGCAATTGATTTTTGTGGTAGCCGGAAATACGATAACCAAGCGGGCTGCTTTCTTGCTGTTTCCACTTGACCTTGAAATCCGTATTAAGGCTATCCCATTTAGTATGGCTGCTGTAAAATTGATGGTTGACAGAGCCAGTTCGGATTACTATAGCGAATTCGTTTTCAGTATATATACTGTCTATATCTCTACTGTTCTTCAGTACATTAAAAATGGAGTCATAAGCTGTTTCACCCTGACAATAAGCGAAAATGGGAAGAAGAAGGAATAGGCTAAGGACTGCTTTCATTTAAAGGTTTTATATGTTTTAGGTAAATATTGTTTTTTTATGGAGATAGGGTTTAGTAGCAAATTAGCTTTTAGAGATTCCAATGGTTTAAGAAGCTTTTATCCTGCAAATGGGCATCCCCAATATCAGCATGCTCCTAATCTTGGGTATAGGTGTGGATGAGGGGGCAAGTAATTGGCTAATAAGGTTTGTAGTATTTGAAATCTTCTTTAGTAAGTAAGTCGCCTTTTCCTGTGTAGGTTTTCAGGCTTATTAGTTTTCCATCTTTGGATAGTAAACTGTCGTAACGGAAATGAGTGTTGTTCAGCAGTTGTAAATCGGGTGTGTTTGTCCAGCTAGTAACCAAGTTTCCTTCCTCATCATATTCTCCTTTCCAATGAGTTGCTGTATTACCACAAATTCCTTCTTCGATATTTAAAATCCATTCTGTGCAGTTTCCCTGCTCGTCATACTTGAAGGATTTAGCCCCTGCTTTAATTAAGTTTCCACCTAGGTCATATTGGAAGAGAATAGAGTCAATTTGGTTTTGATAATCAATGCTTACCAGATTAAGCCGACTGTTTTCGTCGTAATGAAATTGTTCAGTGCGAATGAGCTTTTTCGATTGTGAATATTGAAGTCTCATTTGAATGCGCCCCTTTTCATCAAATTTGTAGCGATAATAATGTCCTTCTAAAATGGAGGGAACCTTCTCGAAAAGTAAATTTCCAAATTCATCGAACTCTAGTCTTCCGATTAGGCTGTCTTGGCCATTGTAATGTATACTGGTTATGGACTGAATTTTCTGAGAACGGATAGAGTCAGGGTGAAATCCGAGAGAGAAATTGTTAGGCAGGTTTTCTCTAATTTGCTGTGGAACCAGCTTGTAGTAGTTGTTATTGATTAGGTCACTGGGATAGGTCTGTTCAAAAAGCGAATCCGGAATATCGCTAGCCTGATGCTTTCCCAACATTTCCTCTGGTGAAGGACTTTTACAGCTGGCTAGCAAGATTACTATTACGATTAGTTTTTTCATAAAAGCTTGAAAGCTATTAAATAATGTCAGGAGTCGAAATTGAGCTTTAATCCCTTATTTCTCTAAAGGGTAATACCTCCATATTCCAAGTCTTATCATTTTTAGTTAAATGCAAGTAAAATTCAGTGTTGGATAGTTTTAGGTGCACCACCACATTATCTTTTTTCTTGTTGATTTGGCAACCTAAAATCATGGGAGGACTTGAAAACTCTTTCGGACTAGCGGTCGGTGGACAATTAATCCAGCTTGAAAGAAAGTATGATTTATCGAGATAGTCTTCTTCTAGAAAAATCCGTAGTACACTGGTATAGTAAGGGTTGTCGTAGATCACCTTAGTAGAATCAAAACTTAGGGAGGGGCTGTATTGCAGTGATTTCGAATTGCGACCACAGGTTTTCAGCGAATCTAAGGAGCTGAGGTAAATGGAATCTTTAATACAAATGGGAATAAGGTTTGGCAGAATTAGATATTCAGATTCCTTTGGATTGCGATTTGACTTCCAGCCGTAAATGGTATAATCATGAGCTTGGTAAGCCATTTGAAAAATGCTGTCCACAAAGCTTGCTGTGCGCTGTTTTGCCTTGGAGTCTTTTTCTAAAGACCATTTATGCCAGGATTGAAAAAAGGATTCAAAAATTTGCTGATCACCCTGTTTGAATGAAGCATTTAGCTTTTGAGCAAAATCACGGGGACTGGCATAGATTTCTTGATGAAGGGATTGTCCGCAAGTAGTTTGAAGTAGGAAACAGGAGAGAATAAGGACTAAGAATAATTTCATCACAGGTTCAGGATCAGGCTTTTTGATTTTGAATAAGGAGGCATTTGTTTTTTTCAAAGTGACTCAAGCTGAAGATAATTTGGAAGTGCGCGTCATAACCTTATTGCTAATAGGTTTGTTATTTTTCAGGTTCAAGATCTTCAGTGATGAGCTTTATTTCGGTGCAGCCAATCCGAATGACCTTCCCATCTTGAAAAAATAATATTAAATCGTCCTTGTCTTCGGGATTAGACTGTAGTCTTAGGCTGTCATTGATCATTCTCGATTCAGAAGGAAAAAAAGTGATGTCGCTCAGTCCTATGGCATCCTCCTTTAAAGCTTGTTCATCTCCTTCAATATAATATTGGTAGGACACATTCATGCAGTGAAAGTATAGGACATCAGGAACTTTAGCATTAAGCCAATCGCCTTTCGTTTTCTGAAATCGGATTAGGATATCATCCCCCTTTTTTATGAGCCCTTGAAAGTCGAAATTATTGTGAAGGTCAAGATGAGTTCCAGCCAGTAGAACGGCATAGTTGTCTTCGATTTCAAAATTTGTTTTCAAGTTTCTAAGCTTTTTTTCGCTTCAGTGCAATGAACCAGCAAAGAAGGCTTAGTAGAAAAATTAGGATGAATAAAAAGGAGGATAGATTTAGCTTTCCGCTCTGCCAGATCATCGTTTCTGATTGCTCAGTATTTAAAGCAATTGGATTTATGACTAAGCCTATTAAGGAGGTGATCATGATTAGGCCTAGGATTAATTTCAAGGGGAATTTGGACATGGTGCAGCTTAGAGTTTAGCATGCAAGGTAAGTTCTTAATTTTAGTAAGGATAGAATCCTGGAATGTCCTCACGACTTTAGGGTTCCAGGCTCTATTTGATACTTTTTTCTTGATAAAACCGAAGGCTTCTGGCCTGAGCTCTCAAATTCCATTGGAAGTTTAAGAGGCATTTGAAAAAGTATCCAAAAAATCAAGGCCCCTGAAAGGCGATTCCTTCGGACCGCCGCTTCTTGGGTCGGGCCAGCTTGATTGATGATTTTCCTTAGAGTTACAATTCTCTTTAAAGCGAATTTGAGTCTTAAATACTACCCTGTGTAGGGCTATCGCTGCTCAGGTGCCGGAGCCTCTGATACATTGTTTTAAGGTTGGGGTGATGATTTGTGAAGGATTCGGCTAAATACGGGAGTTTGCAGTTCCCATCATTTGGAAGATTCGGCCTTTCCTCAGTGATAGTTCGGCGCTTCGCGGAATTGCGTCCGCCGCAGGCGGAAAGAGCATGAAGCGAAAAGCGCCGAACGATTTTGAAGACTGGAAGGAATCAAAAATCACCTAGGGAAAGGCCTAGGCTTTCCCGCCTACCTGAGCTGGAACAGCGGCGGGCAGGTTGGATACTTTTTGGCCGATGCAAAAAGTATCAGAGCTTTCTTTGAAATGAAGTTTT
The Croceimicrobium hydrocarbonivorans genome window above contains:
- a CDS encoding glycosyltransferase family 4 protein — encoded protein: MKAIKVLFVSRPNLYSQAGGDTVHVEQNRLFLTKAGVQCDFWDGHQNPKEYDLIHFFGLSRPAILLPLLKSGVPLVVSSIYVDYQQADRKASGLRAFLQRAFGQHALEYLKLIARSLKGRDKMPGLDYLMEGQRGSIQKILNRCDHLITASNAELEILRKDFSYEGAHSVVKLGTEHLPPLNPPREKKDVLCVARIEPLKNQLALIEAQKGSDWKLHIIGDAAPAHQAYLKKCKREAGPKVLFQGARNHEECASMFNKAKVHVLPSHYESTGLSSLEALHFGCQIVVNDHPINRELFQDQANFARVEDPEDLRNAIHKALKQKEDHSEWLKENFSWAKAARSILAIYLKHQKGGA
- a CDS encoding biotin transporter BioY, whose product is MLKNTNYKLALGVLIAILILAPWSLDLGFIPLTLQTLIIFIGASLLPWRTAILVVGAYLALGALGLPVFGHHTSGFAKLYGATAGFLWGFVACAGYVAYASARQEFHFFRAILIFLRAHLLLLIPGFAVLYYYMPGADLWNTLIHLIPGLIIKSLVGGIIAAQLRAKLVPVTDQIASLEEPNESD
- a CDS encoding MATE family efflux transporter; this translates as MTYKEHFRKNIELAWPVMLGQIGHVMVGLADSIMVGALGTVALAAGAFANSVFVVPMVFGIGLAFGLTTPVANADGEKKPEKARSYLKHGIYLNTGIALLIFFLLLGLEHFLHFMGQEKEVLDTARPYYRIICLSLVPLLTFLTFKQFAEGLSDTRMAMLISLGANLLNIGLNYLLIYGHFGFPAMGLAGAGLATLIARIIMALTMAIYVFRKPAFKVYTQGIQWAQTQWSHFKKLLDIGVPSGLQFIFEVSAFAIAAVMAGWISAESLAAHQIAISLASVSYMAASGIGAAANVRVSNQLGAGNIPALRMAAHTNFALMLILMSIAGLVFFFGRHLLPTFYSNDPVVIDLAAQLLIVAVAFQLFDGMQVAVLAALRGLSETRIPTLIVMFSYWVIALGSSYYMGFELEWGPLGIWYGLALGLIVASSLLTWRFEIKSKQLLALHHAEKHQL
- a CDS encoding type II toxin-antitoxin system RelE/ParE family toxin, whose product is MAKYKLSNIAKEDLVRIHQYGMIKFGASQADKYIDALFNQFEIIAARPYSFESVDHIRAGYRRSVCGVDSIFFRINNKVIEIMMIIGRQNIDQIFK
- a CDS encoding ribbon-helix-helix domain-containing protein → MARQSISLTEPNDEWLKRQVDNQEYSSKSELVNDLIRQARKQEEQMDWLRLRLKAAENSGFSNDSKEDIKRASREGLNGQVQTI
- a CDS encoding RHS repeat domain-containing protein, yielding MKKLIVIVILLASCKSPSPEEMLGKHQASDIPDSLFEQTYPSDLINNNYYKLVPQQIRENLPNNFSLGFHPDSIRSQKIQSITSIHYNGQDSLIGRLEFDEFGNLLFEKVPSILEGHYYRYKFDEKGRIQMRLQYSQSKKLIRTEQFHYDENSRLNLVSIDYQNQIDSILFQYDLGGNLIKAGAKSFKYDEQGNCTEWILNIEEGICGNTATHWKGEYDEEGNLVTSWTNTPDLQLLNNTHFRYDSLLSKDGKLISLKTYTGKGDLLTKEDFKYYKPY